One region of Triticum aestivum cultivar Chinese Spring chromosome 6B, IWGSC CS RefSeq v2.1, whole genome shotgun sequence genomic DNA includes:
- the LOC123134513 gene encoding uncharacterized protein, with protein sequence MRGRRRGSSGTATDFLVCFPPRAHLALMPPKTACSPSRPSASSERRHSTSGARPSSSRAAANRNPSRRHHAVDVGEDNEPSSPKVTCAGQIKVSRSAKPKGGGGAGGGKKKATWMQALGIKKDALPFLSALHGAFRLNVSGCFGRFPGAVVEYTSGEEDEEEEEEQAGRAGKETDRRHGDALAKWFMVLEEGKRVPRKNQQHELPHEEQDKEDAAPPANALMLMRCRSAPAKGLARRLGVADAGKDEEEAKSDSNKAREEEPEKESLVVMRYPPDFFQVSMDIAKETWIVGGDDSVLRCRSWKK encoded by the coding sequence atgagggggaggaggagggggagcagcGGCACGGCCACCGACTTCCTCGTCTGCTTCCCGCCGCGGGCGCACCTGGCGCTGATGCCGCCCAAGACGGCCTGCAGCCCGTCGCGGCCGTCCGCCAGCTCCGAGCGCCGGCACAGCACGAGCGGCGCCCGGCCGTCGTCGTCCAGGGCAGCCGCCAACAGGAACCCGAGCCGGCGCCACCACGCCGTGGACGTCGGCGAGGACAACGAGCCGTCGTCGCCcaaggtgacgtgcgcggggcagaTCAAGGTCTCCCGGTCGGCCAAGCccaagggaggcggcggcgccggtggtGGGAAGAAGAAGGCCACGTGGATGCAGGCGCTCGGCATCAAGAAGGACGCCCTGCCCTTCCTCAGCGCCCTGCACGGCGCCTTCCGGCTCAACGTCTCCGGCTGCTTCGGCAGGTTCCCCGGCGCCGTCGTGGAGTACACctccggggaggaggacgaggaggaggaggaggagcaggcgggGCGCGCGGGGAAGGAGACGGATCGGCGCCACGGCGACGCATTGGCAAAGTGGTTCATGGTGCTCGAGGAAGGGAAGAGGGTTCCCCGCAAGAATCAGCAACACGAGCTACCGCACGAGGAGCAGGATAAAGAAGACGCGGCGCCGCCGGCGAACGCGCTGATGCTGATGCGGTGCCGGTCGGCGCCGGCGAAGGGGCTGGCGAGGAGGCTAGGAGTAGCCGACGCAGGGAAGGACGAGGAGGAGGCCAAGAGCGACAGCAACAAGGCAAGGGAGGAAGAGCCGGAGAAGGAGAGCCTGGTGGTGATGAGGTACCCGCCCGACTTCTTCCAGGTATCCATGGACATCGCCAAGGAGACATGGATCGTCGGCGGCGACGACTCGGTCTTACGCTGCCGGAGCTGGAAGAAATGA